Part of the Zingiber officinale cultivar Zhangliang chromosome 6A, Zo_v1.1, whole genome shotgun sequence genome, CCAACACCTGTTGTTATTGCTGCTCCACTATCTTTGTCGCTCGAGCTTGTATCAGCATGTCAAGCTCCTCTTGCGTCAGCGACACCTTGGTGAATCCCACAGCATCCTCCATCTTTTCATTCGGATGCAGGCTAtgttcccacagatgacgccaaaATGATCTTGCCCGAAAGTAAGAAGGTGAAAAGCTGGGATGTGGCGGCTTCGCTGACCAACTGTAAACCTTGCTCTGCTCTGCAAAACAAGTaacgttagtgccgagccagggaagaggtccccgacattggtcctccgacgctcaagtcagacaccAGAAGTGTAGAAGCAAAGCGGAACAACAGTAACGTAGGTGAAAACAATGAATAACACGTACCTCCGCCGATGatagacccccctttatatagagctctggtgggcgacgtgcacgcttctcgaggtATGAGCGTGTTCTCCAATATGTTCTATGAAGGGACCTATCAGTGAAGTACCTCTTACATCATACCTTAACAGTGCATGCATATCCctaacaagacagtagaagctttcgCCGTACAATCCGTCTATCGACCATGTCtcgtgtcagcgacactatcttCTAAAACAGTAGTCTCGTTGCTTGGCCAAGAGGGGTAGCCACTCGGCCAGGGCTTTGTTCGATCCATGGCCAGGTCCCGCTGCTTTGCCGAGCGGAGTAGCCACTCGGTTGGAACTCTTTCGCCCTGTTGGCCTCAGTTGCTCTTCCCTGCAGCGACTGTAGTAACATGTCCTTTCTCGTTCGAACGAGCTATCCGATCTCCTTTAGCGCCCTGTTGTTCTATACTGAGCGTCGGCTATCTTACGTATTATCCCGAACTAGACAGATGGTCCGCTCGGACATGTCTCGCACCAGTCAGACTTTGACTGTCCTGGCCGGCTATTACAATTGTTCTCCATTCGGCTCTTAGACATCCGGACGTTGATCCCCTTGATTTTGACTTTCACCTTAACATTTGATCTCGTACCATGTGGACCTTCCTCTATCGTCGCGTCAAGACCATTTGGAATAAATGATATTCTCTTTTATTGTAATTATAAAAGTATCATAAtgtttaattaaagtttaataCCTTTACATTACTAGCAATTAGTTTTTTATAATGGTAGAAGCTATGTGGAATCACCagaagatcaaaataaaatcaccAGAAGATcccatttatattttttaaatttttttgaaaaaaatagataCTAATACAATGTCTTATCATTTGTGGCCCAATATTAATCTCTCAAGCATCAGTAACAACAGTATCATCTAAAACATGCTGAATCATGAGCGTTAAGCTCTCGTAAGACGAGCCGCCTGGTTCCATCGCCTTCTTCGCCTCGATCGCCAGTTGCTTCGCCCTCTGTCTTCTCGCCTGCGCCTCCTCTCCTCCATCCATCACCGCCTCTATCGCCCGCTCCACGTCCTCTCGCGCGATCAAGCCCTCGCTCTCCCTCGACACAAAACGCGTGTTCATTTGTGGCTTCAGAGCCACGCCGGTCCGCAGAACCTTCACTACCAAATTCTCGTTAAGAAACTGGTCCGATAGGTGTGGCCATGTGATCATGGGAACTCCGAGGGACAACGCCTCCAGCGTCGAGTTCCAGCCGCAGTGCGTTAGGAATGCCCCCACGGAGGGGTGCGACAGGATCATCACCTGTGGCGCCCACCCCTTCAGTATCAGCCCCCGCGACCTCGTTCGCTCCTCCAACTCCGGCAGCCACTTCTCCACCTCCGGCAACATATCCCTCTGCCTGATCACCCAAATGAACGGCCGGTTGGACGCCTCCAACCCAGTTCCGATCTCGAAGGTGTGCGAGGGGCTATTAGCGGCGAGCGTGCCGAAGCTGACATAGGTGACGGACGCCGTGTCCTTGGCGTCGAGCCAATTGGAAATCCGCTCCGCTTCATTAGCAGTCGTCTTGTTGCCGCGCAAGACTGTGTATTCGGCTTCCTTGTTGGCGAGGCTCACTGGTCCAATAGGCCAGATCGTCTTCCCTAGAGCCTTCTGGTAGAGGTCGAGGTAGGGAGCCTCCAGCTCGCGGAAGGTGTTGATGATCAACCCATCTGCCGTGGCTTCGGCCTCTGTTACCTGTTCTTGAAGCTTCTCCCGCCCTGGGTAGTCGAAAAACCTCAAAGCCTGGGCTCTGACCACCTCTATTTTCTGAGGCAAGCCGGGGATGAAGAAGGGCTGGAACATGTCGCCGGGGACGTCTCCGGAGGACGCGTATTCGTGAACGTTGCGGctgcagaggaggaagaagcaggaAGGCCCGTGAAAAATGAAGCGGAGCAGGCCCAGCTCCCGCGCAACGCTCCTCGTCCAAGGATTGCACGAGTCGGAGACGAGGCACGTCGGCTTGGGCCACTGTTGGCGAAGGCAGGCAACCAGCGGTCCGGCCATCATGCTCAGCGCCAGGAAGTACTTGATCACCTCTTCGTGGGTCCTGATGTGGTCAAGGTTCTCGCATCCCTCCGGCAGGCCGACCTCGGCGCCGGGGAAGCGGAGCTCGGCGAGGCGGATGAGGAGACCGCAGGCGTTGGCGCGGTCGATGAGGGCCTTGAACCGGGTGGAATTGAAGGGAGTAGTGACGACGGTGACGAGGGCTCCGCGAGCGGCGAGGAGGCAGGCCAGGTCGACCATGGGGATCATGTGCCCCTGCGCGAAGAGCGGCACCAGCACGAAGTGAGGCTTCTGCTGGCCGCCGCCGGGCTCCATGACGTGGATCTGCTCAGTCATCGGAGAGCAATTGATTTCTCCCATAATTGAAAACGATGCCGTGATTGAATTCACGTAtgtgtatatataaatatatatctaATATATGTTGACTGTTTGCGCGGACGTCGTAGTGTTTTATTCAAATTTGGTTGAGATGATTCCCGTTCTTTCGTCGATCTTCTAGAAGCCTAAATTAAACAAGTTCTATCGCCTTGACTGAATTAAGATGGATGGCTTTTCAGTTCATCGATAATGGCAATAGGAAAGTTGGCCGTCCCTTCCTGCTTCGCGATCCGACAATAGGCGCCTAGATACATCCGAAATTCCTGAGCTCACCCATGACGAAACGGGAGAGATTCGTTCCATCAAATAGTATTGTCAGAGATCTCCAAATTTTTCCATCTCCATTCTGAAAGTTCCTTGTTTAATCCGGAACTTTGTTTCGAATTTTAATGAATAAATTTATATGTTAAAATTATATAATCGTTGATTGTtctgatatttttaattttatcatcAATCCAGTTTTACCGATCCTATGGATATTGAAGGAGATAAATATAGATATATAAGCGTCAAGGGCATAGTAGAATAAATCTCATATAGTCAATTCATAAAAATAGACCCTTTAGATATCATGAGTCCATCATCTATGTCCGATATTATCAACCCATTTCCATTTTCCACTTAGAAGAAGTCCAAAATACCTAGATGTAAGGTTCCGTCAATTACATTAAGAAGTTATGCCTATAGGTCAGATTAATGAATCTGATTTATAAGGCtgttaaaaataaatatcatctgtcaatttgatttgaaaaataTCTGATTTGAGATGGAGGATTTTAGATTTTAGATTTAGATAGGAGGTTTTTCTGTTGATTTAGGTTTTGGTTGAATTCCGATTAGATTCAGATTAATTATATTTAGAATTTaaggatttttttattaaattaaattttattttaaaaatcaaaatattttatatatgtaAATAATAGAATGTCAATATaacaatgatatatatatatatatatttttgaacgAATGAATTAGTCCGGTTGATCAATTGGGTTATGTAGATTCGgatttaagatttttaaattgagttctaattcgaatccaattgGAATTAAGATTTTATTATAATAGTCTGGCTTCAATCCGATCCAAATATATCCCAATCCACCAACACCCCTAAATGGCAGTAACCCTGTCAAAAAGGAAGATAGGTGACAAATATTTATTagggaaaaattaaaatagtcATTTTAacgaaaatgaaaatgaaaataaaaatgtcatcctatattttcatctaaaaatattttctaattaaAACTGCTgtattttaaaaacaatatttttaATATCGGTTGAATTTGTTTGTCAAAActgttaaaattaaaataattagaaaataaataggatgctttaaaaaaaatcagtGTAAGAGTATGAGAATATCCTTTTCATTTTTAacgtatttattttaaaatttagtatatctctttctaaatattttcttttatcaaaAAATAGATGAATGCGCTACCTTAGCACTCTCCTAGTATCGGGCTTACGGATATGAAGAGAGGTATATGCAGATACATAGCTATAGGCATATGATAGGATAAACTCCAGGTCATCAATTCCTGAGAATCGATCCTGACCATTACGTCAAAAAGGAGTAGATCTAGCCACAATTCAAAATTTACATTTTGGcgattcaaaattatatatcgaTTTAACCATTTACTTTTTTTCCCTCCTTAATCTTAACCTAAAACAAATGATAAATCCAGCTAGTTCTAGGATGATCGGTCTAGCCCCATAAAATTTTTCCATTAACCATCAGAGTAAATCAGGAAGTACTTGTGGTGGGGCGACTAAGAAGCTCAACATCTTTTGGTTATGCGCTCCATTTAATCTTAGCTGATAATCGAACCGAGGGTActtgggtgacaacctggatACCTTGTCGCTCCACCATTGTCCCGAGGGTGAATGAGACGTGCAACCAAAGGATGATGAGCTTCTTAGTTGTCCGCAGTGAGTGCTTTATGATCTATCTGGATGATTGATAGAAAAAATTCGTATGGCCGAACCGATCACCCAGAGCTAGCTAGGTTTATCATTAATCTTAACctctgaagaaaaaaaaaaaaaagataactcCAGTTAGTCTTATTGATCATTTTTTGAGGTGATCGGTCTGCccctatgaaaattttctattaatcatcaggataaatcaagAAGCTCACGCGATGGATAGCTCAAAACTCTAATATCTTTTGATTGGGTGgcctatttaatttttttttataaatatattataattgaaaattaaactaTGGGTAAGTAATATTTTGAATATCTGTCACACAATAACCTATGACAATTTTAACCGCTAAAGGTCATTATGATTCATGGCTGATGATTGCCAATTACAATTCAATTCACGATTTATGATCAttcaaaattactatttatgGTATTTTATCCTGGGTGAGTTGATAATAGTTTGGAATGAAATATATCACCTTTACTCTAGGATtattattgattttttaaaaatatatattttaaaatttataaatgtagaaaaataaatataaatttattttagtgGACTAAGTATCCCGTATAAGTGAATTAAACCCCGTGTAATCTGTTAGTTACTTTTTGTTAAAGTTAATGTATTGACCATCATTATGAGGAAGTTGGACCATCACTCTTCCATCGTGCATGCAATTGTTGTATGAATCAAAGAGTCACCTTGATAAGCTAAAGAGTCACCTTGATAAGCTAAACGGTTACTTAGCATTTAAGCTTACTTAccctctaagtttctttcaagtctatataaaggctttgtaatcaaaagtttatGATATAGAAAACAAAATATCTCTTTCTCCTCAAGAGTTCTACCAAAATTCTTcaatatttggtatcagagcctccagGTTCTACCAATCAAAATCCATGGCCAGCTCGAGCTTAACAAACATCAACCATCTCATTCCAGAGTTTAATGGCGAAGACTATGATTTCTGGTATGTAAAGATGAAGACCATCTTTCGATCTCTTAACCAATGGGAGATTGTGGAGAATGGAGTGCAAGAGCCCGAGGAAACCACTGCCCTCAACGAAGCCGGTCTGAAGAAATTAGAGAAGTCTCGACAAGCCGACGCAAGTGCTCTCTCAATCCTTCAAAGAGCAGTCACTAAGGCTATATTTCCCAGAATCATGCGTGCCGACACTGCTAAAGAAGCATGGGAGATCTTGCAGAGCGAATTTCAAGGAGATGTGAAAGTGAGAGCGATTAAGCTCCAATCACTACTCAAGGAATTCGAAAATGCCAAGATGCAGGAGAAAGAAACACTCATGGAATTCTCAACCAGAATATTTGATTTGGTCAACATAATGAAATCTCATGGTGAAGATATTACAGATCAGAGATTGGTACGAAAGATTCTCATCTGTCTTCCTGAGAAATATGATCCCATTGTTGCCGTCATTGAAGAAACAAAGGACCTAACAACACTCACAGTTCAAGAAGTGATGGCGTCCCTAAAATCGTTCGAGCAAAGATTGTCCAGACATTCTGAAAAGCCAATAGAGGGTGCATTCCAATCAAAGCTCAAAATTGGTAACAACGAACGAGAGGGCCAATCACGAGGTGGATGGAAATCAAGAGGACGAGGTGGACGTAACtcaaaaggaagaggaaaagaTAACTCATCGAATTGCAGCAACTGCAATAAGCCAAATCACTCCGAGAAGGACTGTTGGTTCAAAGGCCAATCGAGATGCAAAATATGCAATCGATTTGGTCACCTCACCAAAGATTGCCGAAGTAGGAACTCTTATCAGGCAAATCAGGTTGGAGAAAATCAAACAGCTGAGGAGACACATGGAACATTCTATGTATGTCACACAGCCACCAACAAGGAGCAAGGAAAATGGTTGCTAGACAGCGGATGTAGCAACCATATGACGCCGATCTCAGAAATTTTCTCTGAGATCGACAATAGCATCAATGCTCCTGTTCAGTTTGGAAACGGAGAgcaaacaaagtcaaaaggacttgggagaatcgcCATCGAGACGAAGGAAGGTCCGAGctgcatcaacaatgtcttgtGTGTGCCGAGCTTGAGTCAAAATTTACTCAGCCTTGGACAATTGGTGGAAAATGGGTACAAGCTCTGCTTTGATAACAATGAATGTGTTATATTTGACaggagagataagtcaaaggtgttCACAAAGATCAAAATGGTCAATCGAAGCTTCGCTCTCAACATCAATTATGCCGATCTAAAAGCTCATCGAGCTTCTACCTCGGACTACCTGACATCAACCTTATGGCATCGACGACTTGgtcatcttaattttcaaagccTCAAAGAATTATCTGGCAAGAGTATGGTGCAAGGACTTCCTCACATAGAAGGAAAGCAACATATATGCGAAGGATGCGCGTTTGGAAAGCAACATCGACTTCCTTTCCCGAAAGGAGTATCATGGAGAGCTAAAGAAAAGTTGGAACTTATCCACACCGACGTCTGCGGACCGATGGACACCCTTTCTCATGCTCAGAATaggtatttcattcttttcatcgaTGATCACACTCGCATGACTTGGGTCTATTTCATGAGACAGAAGTCGGAAGTATTTATGATATTCAAGAAGTTTAAGAGTCTCGTCGAAAAACAGAGTGGATGCTTCATCAAAACCTTAAGAAGTGACAGAGGCAAAGAATACACTTCTAaagaatttcataatttttgtgaAGATGAAGGGGTAGAAAGGCAACTAACGGTAAGGtacacccctcaacaaaatggtgttaccGAGAGGAAAAACCAGACAATCGTTGAAATGGCAAAATCAATGATGCACGAGAAAGGTTTACCCAAAatcttctgggctgaagcagtctaCACAGCCGTTTACTTATCCAATCGATGCCCAACCACGACCATACCAAACAAGACTCCGTTTGAAGCatggagtggtagaagaccatcgGTGAACCATCTCAAGGTATTCGGAAGCATTTGCTATTCTCAAATTCCAAAAGAGAAACGAAGCAAACTTGACGAATCTAGCGAAAGATGTATTTTTGTCGGCTACAGTACCATGAGCAAAGGTTATAGACTATTTAACCTATAGTTGGGTCAAGTTATTATTAGCCGAGATGTTCAAGTTGATGAAAATGCTTTATGGAATTGGGAAGAAAACAAAGTTGAGAAGAAAGACATTTTGATCAGTACTGACAAAGAAGATGAAATTGAGCCAAGCACACCAGATTCAAGCTCATCTCAACCCAATGACGAAAGCTCAACTGATCCAACTTCATCAAACTCCTCATCCCCGAGCACAACTCCAAAAAGGTACAGATCATTAGATGATATATATGCTACATGCAATTATTGCTCCATTGAgcctgagaactttgatgaagcaATCAAAGAAGAATTATGGAAAAAAGCAATGGAGGAGGAAGTCCGTGTGATTGAAAAAAATCAGACATGGGAGCTTGTTGATAAACCGACAAATAAAGAAGTCATAGGtgttaaatggatctacaaagtcAAGCACAACCCAGACGGATCCATTCAAAAACACAAAGCAAGACTAGTTGCCAAAGGTTATTCTCAACAGCCTGGAATTGACTATGGGGAGACATTTGCCCCAgtagctcggcttgacacaatccgAGCTATAATTGCATTCGCCGCCAGCAAAGGGTGGAAACTTTATCAGCTTGATGTCAAGTCAGCGTTTCTCAATGGTGAATTgaaggaagaagtgtatgtagatcaacctcagggtttcatcctaaaaggaaaagaaggaaaagtctacaaacttaagaaagcgctatatggacttaaacaatctCCTCGCGCTTGGTACAGTGAGATCGACAACTATTTCAACCAAACAAAATTCGAGAAGAGCAAgagtgaaccaactttgtatgtcAAGCATCAAGGTAATGATGTTCTTATAGTCACTCTTtatgttgatgatctaatttTCACTGGAAGCAACaagaagatgatcgaagagttCAAAAATGACATGACTCAAAAGTATGAAATGAGCGATATGGGTCTACTTCGACATTTCTTGGGCATggagatctaccaagaagaagagaTAGTATTTATTTGCCAAAAGATATATGCAGAAAAGATtctgaagaaattcaacatgctGGGATGCAATCCTGTCTCTACACCACTTATTATGGGggaaaaattgaaaaaggaagatGGAGGAAAAGCAGCGGATGTCACTCATTACCGTAGCCTCATTGGTAATTTGTTATACCTCACAGCAACTAGACCTGATCTCATGTATGCTGCAAGTCTACTCTCAAGATTTATGCAGAGTCCGAGCCATTTTCATCTCGGTGCAGCAAAGCGCGTCTTACGATATGTTCAAGGGACAACCGACCTCGGTCTAAGCTTTCAAAAGAATCATGCACTTAACCTTGTCGGTTATTGTGACAGTGATCTTGGTGGATCCTTAGACGACATGAAAAGCACCTCGGGGTACTGTTTCTCTTTTGGTTCAGCAATATTCTCATGGTTGTCCAAGAAACAACAAAGTGTTGCACAATCGTCTGCGGAAGCCGAGTACATCTCAGCATCAGTAGCCACTTCACAAGCAATTTGGCTTCGAAGAATCTTAGCTGATCTCGGtcatcatcaaattgaaggaaCCGTGCTATACTGCGATAACAAATCTGCAATCGCTATGGCTAAGAACCCAGTTCACCACAGCCGAACTCGACATATAGCACTCAAGCATCATTTCATTCGACAGACAATTGAAGAtaaagaaattcaacttgagttcTGTCGATCTGAGGAGCAATtgtctgacatcttcacaaaagcaCTTCCGAGAGAAAGATTTGAACAGCTCCGAGCCAAACTTGGAATCCGACAAcacattaagggggagtgttaaagtTAATGTGATGACCATCATTATGAGGAAGTTGGACCATCACTCTTCCATCGTGCATGCAATTGTTGTATGAATCAAAGAGTCACCTTGATAAGCTAAAGAGTCACCTTGATAAGCTAAACGGTTACTTAGCATTTAAGCTTACTTACCCTCTAAGTTTCTTTCACGTCTATATAAaggctttgtaatcaaaagtttatGATATAGAAAACAAAATATCTCTTTCTCCTCAAGAGTTCTACCAAAATTCTTCAATACTTTTGtttcaaaatcttctattttatcttttgaaaattcatttctttTATTCATTTTACAACTTTTTTCTAATCATCAAAACTCATTTGAGCTTCTAAAGAGGCAGAGCTAGacttatatatataaaataatatcagGCCCGACTTGTTTTTATGCGTCTGTGCACAGTTGAGGAGTCTCAACTCGATTTAAACCAATTAAATTTAACCTTTAGGATTAGATTGAACTAtagtgtttaagattaaaaaaaaattgaaaaaaatagatGCTCGTGAGGTATAGgtatagtatttatttttttttgttttgattttttttttaagttttgagtTTAGAATTTATGATTTAGAATTTAGAGTTTAGTGTTTAAGGTATATTATTTTGGGTgtataatttttgttttatttttttaggatttaagatttaaaatttagggtATAATATTTGAAATTTAGAATTTAAGGAgtttaagatttttaaaaaaaataaaaataataaaaaagtaaaGAGCATATGTCGCGTACAGGAGCGAATCAAAACTCTATATACACACTGAGCACCTGAATATAACGGggaatttgaattatttttggttgCCCCGAGTGCACGGGCCTAAAGTATATATAGAAaagttatattttttaattaattttttatatatgattTTATTATTGTATAAAATAtgtttcttaataaattattattgaataTATCATAAGTCAAATATTCttcataaattcaataaattAGGTATTGAGTggataaaaacaataaaatagtACCAATAAATAATCTATTAAGAAAGTTAAATGTTATTAATAAATTGAATTAGTTAAAGTTAGAATAGTTAAAggc contains:
- the LOC121997877 gene encoding UDP-glycosyltransferase 73C2-like, which produces MGEINCSPMTEQIHVMEPGGGQQKPHFVLVPLFAQGHMIPMVDLACLLAARGALVTVVTTPFNSTRFKALIDRANACGLLIRLAELRFPGAEVGLPEGCENLDHIRTHEEVIKYFLALSMMAGPLVACLRQQWPKPTCLVSDSCNPWTRSVARELGLLRFIFHGPSCFFLLCSRNVHEYASSGDVPGDMFQPFFIPGLPQKIEVVRAQALRFFDYPGREKLQEQVTEAEATADGLIINTFRELEAPYLDLYQKALGKTIWPIGPVSLANKEAEYTVLRGNKTTANEAERISNWLDAKDTASVTYVSFGTLAANSPSHTFEIGTGLEASNRPFIWVIRQRDMLPEVEKWLPELEERTRSRGLILKGWAPQVMILSHPSVGAFLTHCGWNSTLEALSLGVPMITWPHLSDQFLNENLVVKVLRTGVALKPQMNTRFVSRESEGLIAREDVERAIEAVMDGGEEAQARRQRAKQLAIEAKKAMEPGGSSYESLTLMIQHVLDDTVVTDA